The proteins below come from a single Polymorphobacter fuscus genomic window:
- a CDS encoding zinc-dependent metalloprotease, which translates to MTIGFRYLLLAAACLATPARAEQTLLPVTAEIATGRILLTLPPADADGVQGRYLYTTGLRTGMGSADIRLDRGMSGSTELLAFRRIGKKIAITFENPRFRAAGGTSAEKAGVANSFPVSTMAMIDIVASAADGSATIDIAPFLARDTFGITGALNEVAKGFKLVEAASAADPAAVRAFPDNIEMEAVQTFSSDTPGREIRQIAPDARAISFRVHHSLIRLPAPGFTARKFDIRSSAIGTQVFDFNQPLGRDVVGQLAVHFRLEKTDPGAARSTVRKPIIFYIDNAAPEPVRTALAEGVGWWAQAFDAAGLVDAFQVKILPEGVDPLDARYNVVHWGSRLTRSWSYGQSIVDPRTGEIVRGSVILGALRVRQDMAIFEALLGAKASNSGGPNDPVQVALARIRQLGAHEVGHAIGLMHNFAASTQGNASVMDYPGPFIELKNGKPDLTNAYAVGIGAWDKTAIDWLYAQPPGVDVDADAARRITASAARGDRFLTDIDGRAIDSPTPWSSMWDNGTDPAAELVRMMDVRRAAIAGFGPDALLPGEPMAMLRRKFVLVWLLHRYQVEAAAKLIGGVDYAYTVNGDGRPSPTAVAAPAQDAALTALLATLTPAALTVPDALVGPLSAGINGASNPQFDTEVFANAGAAVFDPLVAADVAAQATLAALLAPTRLTRVLEQHRRDPSLPDLATLLDRLVASAVPDAGDAVARRIGYRTIIALAATARDPATSPDVAALLDDRLAGLADRLARSRATGESGSWARSMARLLGDEDRLQREVDKQPRTPPIPPGMPIGSMETDWMGDF; encoded by the coding sequence GTGACCATCGGCTTTCGATACCTGCTGCTCGCGGCGGCGTGCCTTGCAACGCCTGCCCGCGCCGAACAGACGCTTTTGCCGGTCACTGCCGAAATCGCCACCGGGCGCATCCTGCTGACGCTGCCCCCGGCCGATGCCGATGGCGTGCAGGGCCGGTATCTCTATACCACCGGCCTGCGCACCGGCATGGGCTCCGCCGACATCCGCCTCGACAGGGGCATGAGCGGATCGACCGAGCTGCTCGCTTTTCGCCGCATCGGCAAGAAGATCGCCATCACCTTCGAAAACCCGCGCTTTCGCGCCGCCGGCGGCACATCGGCCGAAAAGGCCGGCGTCGCCAACAGCTTCCCCGTCAGCACCATGGCGATGATCGACATCGTCGCGTCCGCAGCCGATGGCAGCGCCACCATCGATATTGCGCCGTTCCTCGCACGCGACACCTTTGGTATCACCGGCGCTCTGAACGAGGTCGCCAAGGGCTTCAAGCTGGTCGAAGCGGCCAGCGCCGCCGACCCCGCCGCCGTCCGCGCCTTCCCCGACAACATCGAAATGGAAGCCGTCCAGACCTTCAGCTCCGACACACCGGGGCGCGAGATCCGGCAGATCGCCCCCGATGCCCGCGCCATCAGCTTTCGCGTCCACCATTCGCTGATCCGCCTGCCGGCACCGGGCTTTACCGCCCGCAAGTTCGACATCCGGTCCTCGGCGATCGGCACGCAGGTCTTCGACTTCAACCAACCGCTCGGCCGCGACGTGGTCGGGCAGTTGGCGGTGCATTTCCGGCTGGAAAAGACCGATCCCGGCGCCGCGCGATCGACCGTCAGGAAGCCGATCATCTTCTACATCGACAATGCTGCCCCCGAACCCGTCCGCACCGCGCTGGCGGAGGGTGTCGGCTGGTGGGCGCAGGCCTTCGATGCCGCCGGTCTGGTCGACGCCTTCCAGGTCAAGATCTTGCCTGAAGGGGTCGATCCACTCGATGCCCGATACAATGTCGTCCATTGGGGCAGCCGGCTGACCCGCAGCTGGTCCTATGGCCAATCGATCGTCGATCCGCGCACCGGGGAAATCGTACGCGGCTCGGTCATTCTCGGCGCGCTGCGCGTGCGGCAGGACATGGCGATCTTCGAGGCACTGCTCGGCGCCAAGGCCAGCAACAGCGGCGGCCCGAACGACCCCGTCCAGGTCGCGCTGGCGCGCATCCGGCAATTGGGCGCGCACGAAGTCGGCCACGCCATCGGATTGATGCACAATTTTGCTGCCAGCACCCAGGGCAACGCCTCGGTGATGGACTATCCCGGTCCGTTCATCGAATTGAAGAACGGCAAGCCCGACCTGACGAACGCCTATGCCGTCGGCATCGGCGCCTGGGACAAGACCGCGATCGACTGGCTCTATGCCCAGCCGCCGGGCGTCGATGTCGACGCCGACGCCGCCCGCCGCATCACCGCCAGCGCCGCGCGCGGCGATCGTTTCCTCACCGATATCGATGGCCGCGCCATCGATTCGCCGACGCCCTGGTCGAGCATGTGGGACAATGGCACCGACCCGGCGGCGGAGCTGGTGCGGATGATGGACGTCCGCCGCGCCGCCATCGCCGGCTTCGGCCCGGACGCGCTGCTGCCGGGCGAACCGATGGCGATGCTGCGCCGCAAATTCGTTCTCGTCTGGTTGCTCCACCGCTATCAGGTCGAGGCGGCAGCAAAGCTGATCGGCGGAGTCGATTACGCCTATACGGTCAACGGCGACGGCCGTCCGTCGCCCACGGCGGTTGCGGCGCCTGCGCAGGATGCGGCGTTGACCGCGCTGCTGGCGACGCTGACCCCCGCCGCGCTGACCGTCCCCGATGCACTGGTCGGGCCGCTGTCGGCCGGCATCAACGGCGCCAGCAACCCGCAGTTCGATACCGAGGTCTTCGCCAACGCCGGCGCCGCGGTCTTCGACCCGCTTGTCGCCGCCGATGTCGCGGCGCAGGCCACGCTGGCGGCGCTGCTGGCGCCGACCCGGCTCACCCGCGTTCTCGAACAACACCGCCGCGACCCGTCGCTCCCCGACCTGGCAACGCTGCTCGATCGCCTGGTCGCATCGGCGGTTCCGGACGCCGGTGACGCGGTCGCCCGGCGCATCGGCTATCGCACCATTATCGCCCTCGCCGCCACCGCACGCGACCCGGCAACCTCCCCCGATGTCGCCGCGCTGCTCGATGATCGCCTCGCCGGCCTTGCCGATCGCCTCGCCAGGTCGCGCGCAACCGGGGAGAGCGGCAGCTGGGCCCGCAGCATGGCCCGCCTGCTGGGCGACGAGGACCGGCTGCAACGCGAAGTCGACAAACAGCCGCGGACGCCGCCGATCCCGCCCGGCATGCCGATCGGCAGCATGGAAACCGACTGGATGGGCGATTTCTAG
- a CDS encoding GNAT family N-acetyltransferase, which yields MNAAAGPFPLHTPRLVIGRDCWANLALAADPLLDDRLAIFQHGAGFATLQAYLDRPALDSAPGVVLAARTPAGGEVGAVEITEDNIFYFVRTPYRRTGHGAEMVAAVCAPPVMHWLGVSRLRARIVRGNLASVAIAERAGFRFVGAFVHGRPGQTYLQFERRFD from the coding sequence ATGAACGCCGCCGCCGGCCCCTTCCCGCTCCATACGCCGCGGCTGGTCATCGGTCGCGATTGCTGGGCCAATCTCGCGCTCGCCGCCGACCCCCTGCTCGATGATCGCCTCGCCATCTTTCAGCACGGCGCGGGCTTCGCGACCTTGCAAGCCTATCTCGACCGGCCGGCGCTGGACAGTGCTCCCGGCGTGGTTCTCGCCGCACGCACCCCTGCCGGCGGGGAGGTCGGCGCGGTCGAAATCACCGAAGACAATATCTTCTACTTCGTCCGAACGCCGTATCGCCGCACCGGCCATGGCGCGGAAATGGTCGCCGCGGTCTGCGCGCCACCGGTCATGCACTGGCTCGGCGTGTCACGGCTGCGCGCGCGCATCGTGCGCGGCAACCTGGCATCGGTGGCGATCGCCGAGCGCGCCGGCTTTCGCTTCGTCGGCGCCTTTGTGCATGGCCGGCCCGGCCAGACCTATCTGCAGTTCGAACGGCGGTTCGACTGA
- a CDS encoding pyridoxal phosphate-dependent aminotransferase, whose translation MPKLSAAIQRINPSPTIAVTNKAAELKAAGRDVIGLGAGEPDFDTPDFVKEAAIDAIRRGQTKYTAVDGTPELKKAIQAKFKRDNNLDYGLDQITVNVGGKQTIFNALLATLDPGDEVVIPAPYWVSYPDIVQYTGATPVIIPCGIDNDFKLTPEQLDAAITPATKWLIFNSPSNPTGAAYSRAELKALTDVLMKHPHVMILADDMYEHIVYDGFEFSTMAEVEPGLFDRTLTVNGASKAYAMTGWRIGFAGGPVWLIKAMAKLQSQSTSNPCSISMAATVAALNGDQSFLQDRNAAFVKRRDLVVSMLNQTPGLRCPTPEGAFYVYPDCAGLIGKTTPSGTVLTDDEAVAAYLLEAEGVAVVHGAAFGGSPAFRISYATSDAVLEDACLRIQRAVGNLT comes from the coding sequence ATGCCAAAGCTCTCTGCCGCCATCCAGCGCATCAACCCCAGCCCGACGATTGCCGTGACCAACAAGGCGGCGGAATTGAAGGCCGCGGGTCGCGATGTCATCGGGCTCGGCGCCGGCGAGCCCGACTTCGACACGCCCGATTTCGTCAAGGAAGCGGCGATCGACGCCATTCGTCGCGGCCAGACCAAATACACCGCCGTCGATGGCACGCCCGAGCTGAAGAAGGCGATCCAGGCGAAGTTCAAGCGCGACAACAACCTCGATTATGGCCTCGACCAGATCACGGTGAACGTCGGCGGCAAGCAGACGATCTTCAACGCGCTGCTGGCGACGCTCGACCCGGGCGACGAGGTGGTGATTCCGGCGCCTTACTGGGTCAGCTATCCCGATATCGTCCAATATACCGGGGCGACGCCGGTCATCATCCCCTGCGGCATCGACAATGATTTCAAGTTGACGCCGGAACAGCTCGATGCGGCGATCACGCCGGCGACAAAATGGCTGATCTTCAATTCGCCGTCGAACCCGACGGGCGCCGCCTATTCGCGTGCCGAGCTGAAGGCGCTGACCGATGTGCTGATGAAGCACCCGCATGTCATGATCCTGGCCGACGACATGTACGAGCATATTGTCTACGACGGGTTTGAATTCAGCACCATGGCCGAAGTCGAGCCCGGCCTGTTCGACCGCACGCTGACGGTCAATGGCGCGTCCAAGGCCTATGCGATGACCGGCTGGCGGATCGGCTTTGCCGGGGGGCCGGTGTGGTTGATCAAGGCGATGGCCAAGCTGCAATCGCAGTCGACGTCGAACCCGTGCTCGATCTCCATGGCGGCGACGGTGGCGGCGCTCAACGGCGACCAGTCGTTCCTGCAGGACCGCAACGCGGCCTTCGTCAAGCGGCGCGACCTTGTCGTGTCGATGCTCAACCAGACGCCGGGCCTGCGCTGCCCGACGCCGGAAGGCGCCTTCTACGTCTATCCCGATTGCGCGGGGCTGATCGGCAAGACCACGCCGTCGGGTACGGTGCTGACCGACGACGAGGCGGTGGCGGCCTATCTGCTGGAGGCCGAGGGCGTGGCCGTGGTGCATGGCGCAGCGTTCGGCGGATCACCGGCGTTCCGCATTTCCTATGCGACATCGGACGCCGTGCTCGAGGACGCGTGCCTGCGCATCCAGCGCGCCGTCGGCAATCTGACATAG
- the pabB gene encoding aminodeoxychorismate synthase component I → MFDPTRPFVLLDDVAAGRARLFSGLIEAVVAETADAVLPALTRLVAPRPWAGFVGFEAGYALEAVLPERSAPAGEPLLWFGHFAHDVVVDAKALLGGGPASLGDAVPGIDHPAYAARLARVAALIAAGDIYQANLTFNALVAVGGHPLHLYARLRAGSRAPYGALLFTGSLWVLSFSPELFFRLDGRQLTARPMKGTARRGGDAAEDAALAAALQADPKNRAENLMIVDLLRNDLSRVGDNVAVPALFDIETYPTVLQMTSTITATARAGMTAADVLARLFPCGSVTGAPKIRAMQVIAEVEDAPRGVYTGSIGAISASGDAVFNVAIRTLVMAPGWPAARLGLGSGIVADSAAPDEWAECLAKARFLHRRGTPDLIETMRVEAGTICDLGRHLARMTASAAFLGIAFNPDAARALLVRVCAGATGRARLLAAPSGALAVQLGPLPQTPAGAVRVAVVPLPVDTDDWRLRHKTGDRDFYDAARRTSGEFEAVFVRPDGYVTEGSFTNVFMRRGGVLVTPPVGEGLLPGILRARLLAAGEAVEGRLTAADLDGGFFIGNALRGLLPAQRV, encoded by the coding sequence ATGTTCGACCCGACCCGGCCCTTCGTCCTTCTCGATGATGTCGCGGCCGGGCGCGCAAGGCTGTTTTCCGGGCTGATCGAAGCCGTTGTCGCCGAGACCGCGGACGCGGTCCTGCCGGCGCTCACCCGATTGGTCGCGCCGCGGCCGTGGGCCGGCTTTGTCGGCTTCGAAGCCGGCTATGCGCTCGAAGCGGTGCTGCCCGAACGGTCCGCACCGGCGGGCGAGCCGCTGCTGTGGTTCGGGCACTTCGCGCACGACGTGGTCGTCGACGCCAAGGCGCTGCTAGGTGGTGGCCCGGCGTCGCTAGGTGATGCAGTGCCGGGTATCGATCATCCGGCCTATGCCGCGCGACTGGCGCGGGTTGCGGCGCTCATTGCGGCGGGGGACATTTATCAGGCCAATCTGACCTTTAATGCCCTGGTCGCGGTCGGGGGCCACCCGCTCCACCTTTACGCGCGGCTGCGCGCCGGGTCGCGGGCGCCCTATGGGGCCTTGCTGTTCACCGGATCGCTTTGGGTGCTCAGCTTTTCGCCCGAGCTGTTCTTTCGCCTCGACGGGCGGCAGCTGACGGCGCGGCCGATGAAGGGCACGGCGCGGCGCGGTGGCGATGCGGCAGAGGACGCGGCGCTGGCGGCAGCGTTGCAGGCCGATCCCAAGAACCGCGCCGAAAACCTGATGATCGTCGACCTGTTGCGCAACGACCTGTCGCGGGTCGGGGACAATGTCGCCGTTCCGGCGCTGTTCGACATCGAAACCTACCCGACCGTTCTGCAGATGACGTCGACGATCACCGCGACAGCGCGGGCGGGAATGACCGCCGCCGACGTGCTGGCGCGGCTGTTTCCGTGCGGATCGGTGACGGGTGCACCCAAGATCCGCGCGATGCAGGTCATCGCCGAAGTGGAGGACGCGCCGCGCGGGGTCTACACCGGAAGCATCGGCGCCATTTCTGCCAGTGGCGACGCGGTGTTCAACGTCGCCATCCGCACGCTGGTGATGGCGCCGGGTTGGCCAGCGGCGCGGCTGGGCCTTGGCAGCGGCATCGTTGCCGACAGCGCGGCGCCGGACGAATGGGCCGAGTGCCTCGCCAAGGCGCGGTTCCTCCACCGCCGCGGCACGCCGGACCTGATCGAGACGATGCGGGTCGAGGCAGGCACGATCTGCGATCTGGGCCGTCACCTGGCGCGGATGACGGCGAGCGCTGCATTTCTGGGGATCGCGTTCAACCCAGACGCAGCGCGCGCGTTGTTGGTTCGCGTCTGCGCGGGGGCGACGGGGCGTGCGCGGTTGCTGGCGGCGCCGTCCGGGGCGCTGGCAGTGCAACTGGGACCGCTGCCGCAGACGCCTGCCGGTGCGGTGCGTGTCGCGGTGGTTCCGCTGCCGGTCGATACCGACGACTGGCGGCTGCGACACAAGACCGGCGACCGCGATTTCTACGATGCGGCGCGGCGGACGTCCGGGGAATTCGAAGCGGTGTTTGTTCGGCCCGACGGGTATGTGACCGAGGGCAGTTTCACCAATGTCTTCATGCGCCGTGGGGGCGTGCTGGTGACGCCGCCGGTCGGCGAGGGGCTGTTGCCTGGCATATTGCGGGCGCGACTGCTGGCGGCTGGCGAAGCGGTCGAAGGACGGCTGACCGCCGCCGACCTCGACGGCGGCTTTTTCATCGGCAATGCGCTGCGCGGATTGCTGCCCGCGCAGCGTGTGTGA
- a CDS encoding carbonic anhydrase has translation MNEIEQLMLYNRAWAVEQIAGDPEYFNRQVNDQTPAFLWIGCSDSRVAPDQLTQAAPGGLFIHRNIANLVRPDDGNLMAVMDFAIGSLKIDRIVVCGHYGCGGIKSALEGPGPGPLGDWLQHAVKVYDDHRAEIDSMPDSQARSNRLVECNVRDQLLHVADSAPVRAAWAEGRDLVLHGWVYDLRDGLLNSLLEIRRDTDLADVARPDRVLV, from the coding sequence ATGAATGAAATCGAACAGCTGATGCTGTACAATCGTGCCTGGGCCGTCGAGCAGATTGCCGGCGATCCCGAGTATTTCAACCGCCAGGTCAACGACCAGACGCCGGCCTTCTTGTGGATCGGGTGTTCCGACAGCCGCGTTGCACCCGACCAATTGACCCAGGCGGCGCCGGGTGGGCTTTTCATCCACCGCAACATCGCCAATCTGGTGCGCCCGGATGACGGCAACCTCATGGCGGTGATGGACTTTGCCATCGGCTCGCTGAAGATCGACCGGATCGTCGTCTGCGGCCATTATGGCTGTGGCGGCATCAAATCGGCCCTTGAAGGCCCTGGCCCCGGACCCTTGGGGGATTGGCTGCAGCACGCCGTCAAAGTGTATGATGATCACCGCGCCGAGATCGATTCGATGCCCGACAGCCAGGCGCGTTCCAATCGACTGGTCGAATGCAATGTTCGCGACCAGCTGCTCCATGTCGCCGATAGCGCGCCGGTGCGCGCGGCCTGGGCGGAGGGTCGTGACCTTGTCCTGCACGGCTGGGTATATGACCTGCGCGACGGGCTGCTCAACTCCTTGCTGGAGATCCGCCGCGATACCGACCTCGCCGATGTCGCACGTCCGGATCGCGTACTGGTCTAA
- a CDS encoding SulP family inorganic anion transporter: MSDQTAVGGHAAARKGPFSSWRTDLPASIVVALVALPLCLGVALASGAPLFAGLIAGVVGGVVVGLLSKSPLSVSGPAAGLTAIVFTAIESLPSYETFLLAVVLAGIFQIGFSLTKGGVLAEFVPSSVITGMLAAIGLILILKQLPHAVGYDGDPEGSFTFWQRDGSNTLTVLFDILRDNIVWGAALIAAISLAFLFWWDKARPKEGPLRLLPGPLVVVAFGIGANTFFQAVMPELAVAPSHLVRVPISESPAAFFALFRLPEFASIGNGTVWTVALTVAIVASLESLLSVKAVDELDPERRVTDKNRELLAQGAGNLVSGLIGGIPVTSVIVRSSANVEAGAQSRLSTILHSIWLLLSIALIPFVLNLIPLSALAAVLIATGYKLAKPKLFTERWKQGMTQFIPFVATVVAILLTDLLIGIVIGILIGLAIVIWRSTADVITYVENGDAVMVRAKRNLYFIHKVQLQAAFERVPNDRTVLVDMSDAQYVDLDNVDIINTFVKGAPFRNLRVVIKSDPRGKVAELVDAPLSTARAT; the protein is encoded by the coding sequence ATGTCAGATCAGACGGCCGTCGGCGGTCACGCCGCGGCGCGCAAGGGACCGTTCTCGAGTTGGCGGACGGATCTGCCGGCATCGATCGTCGTTGCGCTGGTGGCGCTGCCATTGTGCCTGGGGGTGGCGCTGGCATCGGGCGCGCCGCTGTTCGCCGGTCTTATCGCCGGCGTGGTCGGCGGCGTCGTCGTCGGCTTGCTGAGCAAATCGCCACTATCGGTCAGCGGCCCCGCGGCCGGGCTGACCGCGATCGTGTTCACGGCGATCGAATCGCTGCCTTCGTACGAGACATTCCTGCTTGCGGTCGTCCTTGCCGGGATTTTTCAGATCGGCTTCTCGCTCACCAAGGGCGGGGTGCTGGCGGAGTTCGTCCCGTCATCGGTAATTACCGGCATGCTGGCGGCGATCGGCCTGATCCTGATCTTGAAGCAATTGCCGCACGCCGTCGGCTATGACGGCGACCCGGAAGGCAGCTTCACCTTCTGGCAGCGCGACGGATCGAACACCTTGACCGTCTTGTTCGACATCCTGCGCGATAACATCGTCTGGGGTGCAGCGCTGATCGCGGCGATCAGCCTGGCGTTTCTGTTCTGGTGGGACAAGGCGCGTCCCAAGGAAGGTCCGTTGCGGCTGTTGCCGGGGCCGCTGGTCGTCGTGGCGTTCGGGATCGGCGCCAACACCTTCTTCCAGGCTGTGATGCCGGAACTGGCCGTGGCGCCGTCGCACCTTGTGCGGGTTCCGATTTCGGAATCGCCGGCAGCGTTTTTTGCCCTGTTCCGCCTGCCGGAATTCGCCAGTATCGGCAACGGCACCGTCTGGACGGTGGCGTTGACGGTGGCGATCGTGGCGAGCCTGGAATCGCTGCTCAGCGTCAAGGCGGTCGACGAGCTCGACCCCGAACGCCGGGTGACCGACAAGAACCGCGAACTGCTGGCGCAAGGCGCCGGCAATTTGGTGTCGGGCCTTATCGGCGGCATTCCGGTCACTTCGGTGATCGTCCGCAGCTCGGCGAACGTCGAGGCCGGCGCCCAGTCGCGACTGTCGACCATTCTCCACTCGATCTGGCTGCTGTTGAGCATCGCGTTGATCCCGTTCGTGCTCAACCTCATTCCGCTGTCGGCGCTCGCCGCCGTGCTGATCGCCACCGGCTACAAGCTGGCCAAGCCCAAGCTTTTTACCGAGCGCTGGAAGCAGGGGATGACCCAGTTCATCCCGTTCGTCGCAACTGTTGTGGCGATCCTGCTGACCGACCTGCTGATCGGTATCGTCATCGGTATCCTGATCGGCCTGGCGATCGTGATCTGGCGGAGCACCGCCGACGTCATCACCTATGTCGAGAACGGCGATGCGGTGATGGTGCGTGCCAAACGCAACCTCTACTTCATCCACAAGGTCCAGTTGCAGGCCGCGTTCGAACGCGTGCCGAACGACCGGACCGTGCTTGTCGACATGTCGGACGCGCAATATGTCGACCTCGACAATGTCGACATCATCAATACCTTCGTGAAGGGCGCGCCCTTCCGCAACCTGCGCGTGGTGATCAAGAGCGATCCGCGCGGCAAGGTGGCCGAGCTGGTCGACGCCCCGCTGAGCACGGCCCGCGCCACATGA
- a CDS encoding S9 family peptidase produces MRPLFVAALLATPAFAQDVVLPAAITAEGIPAIPAALAAQIRPYLEYRSAQFQDWDPQSRAMLVTTRFGGAAQVHRVSAPGSDRAQLSFEGEPIASARFSPDGKTILVTKDVGGGEFFQLYTLAEGRLTLLTDGKSRNTGATWSRDGRRVGYTSTRRNGADGDLWLIDPADPKSDRMVAQMQGGGWSFADFHPDGKTALVSKRSSIERSDLYAIDLASGRLTPLTPANATASYQNARYAPDGTIYVTSDVNSDVQRLGTLDARRGFRPLGTATPKWDVEDFDLAPDASFIAAVSNEAGSSVLRLIAPATGAVLGTAKLPAGVITGLKVAPWGSIGFSLASATSPADAWSLDPNSLATTRWTMSETGGLDASKNREPELITVKSFDGLPVSGFLYSPDPARFPGKRPLIIDIHGGPESQTRPGYLGRTNYLINEKGIAVFYPNVRGSSGYGKRFAGLDNGPSKREDSVKDIGAFLDALTARPDIDATRVAETGGSYGGYMCYATAIKYGDRLKGAICARPISNFVTLLENTESYRRELRRVEYGDERVPAQRAKLMAISPLTHVKDIKIPLVVVTGSNDPRVKPSESIQMVDAVRAGGGQAWHLIAANEGHGYQKKENQDYEFLTRLVFWDRTLLK; encoded by the coding sequence ATGCGTCCCTTGTTCGTTGCTGCCCTGCTCGCCACCCCGGCGTTCGCCCAGGATGTCGTTCTGCCGGCCGCCATCACTGCCGAAGGCATCCCCGCCATCCCGGCCGCACTGGCGGCGCAGATCCGTCCCTATCTCGAATATCGCTCGGCGCAATTCCAGGATTGGGATCCGCAGAGCCGCGCCATGCTTGTCACCACCCGCTTCGGCGGCGCCGCGCAGGTGCACCGCGTCAGCGCCCCCGGCAGCGACCGCGCCCAGCTCAGCTTCGAAGGCGAACCCATTGCGTCGGCGCGCTTTTCGCCCGACGGCAAGACGATCCTCGTCACCAAGGATGTCGGCGGCGGCGAATTCTTCCAGCTCTACACGCTCGCCGAAGGCCGGCTGACGCTGCTGACCGACGGCAAGAGCCGCAACACCGGCGCCACCTGGTCGCGTGACGGCCGGCGGGTCGGCTATACCTCCACCCGCCGCAACGGCGCCGATGGCGATCTCTGGCTCATCGACCCGGCCGATCCGAAATCGGATCGCATGGTGGCGCAGATGCAGGGCGGCGGCTGGTCGTTCGCGGACTTCCATCCCGACGGCAAGACGGCGCTGGTCAGCAAGCGCAGCTCGATCGAACGGTCGGACCTTTACGCGATCGACCTGGCCAGCGGCCGGCTCACCCCGCTGACACCGGCCAATGCGACAGCCAGTTACCAGAATGCCCGCTACGCGCCCGATGGCACCATTTATGTCACATCCGACGTCAACAGCGACGTCCAGCGGCTCGGCACGCTCGACGCCCGCCGCGGCTTCCGTCCGCTCGGCACCGCCACGCCGAAATGGGATGTCGAGGACTTCGACCTTGCCCCCGATGCCAGCTTCATCGCCGCTGTCAGCAACGAAGCCGGCAGCAGTGTCCTGCGCCTGATCGCGCCAGCGACCGGCGCCGTGCTGGGCACGGCGAAGCTGCCCGCCGGTGTCATCACCGGCCTCAAGGTCGCCCCCTGGGGCAGCATCGGCTTCTCGCTGGCCAGCGCCACCTCGCCCGCAGACGCCTGGAGCCTCGATCCCAATAGCCTCGCGACCACGCGCTGGACGATGAGCGAAACCGGCGGGCTCGACGCATCGAAAAACCGCGAGCCGGAACTGATCACCGTCAAATCCTTCGACGGCCTGCCGGTCTCCGGCTTTCTCTACAGCCCCGATCCGGCACGTTTTCCCGGCAAGCGGCCGCTGATCATCGATATCCACGGCGGCCCCGAAAGCCAGACCCGCCCCGGCTATCTCGGCCGCACCAATTACCTCATCAACGAAAAGGGCATTGCCGTCTTCTACCCCAATGTCCGGGGCTCGTCGGGCTATGGCAAGCGCTTCGCCGGCCTCGACAACGGCCCTTCCAAGCGCGAAGACAGCGTCAAGGACATCGGCGCGTTCCTCGACGCCTTGACCGCCCGGCCCGACATCGATGCCACCAGGGTCGCCGAAACCGGCGGCAGCTATGGCGGCTACATGTGCTATGCGACCGCCATCAAATATGGGGACCGGCTGAAAGGCGCGATCTGCGCGCGGCCGATATCGAACTTCGTCACCCTGCTCGAAAACACCGAAAGCTATCGCCGTGAACTTCGCCGTGTCGAATATGGGGATGAACGCGTGCCGGCCCAGCGCGCCAAGCTGATGGCGATCTCGCCGCTTACCCATGTCAAGGACATCAAGATCCCGCTGGTCGTCGTCACCGGGTCGAACGACCCGCGGGTCAAGCCATCGGAATCGATCCAGATGGTCGATGCGGTGCGGGCGGGCGGCGGCCAGGCCTGGCATCTGATCGCCGCCAACGAAGGCCATGGCTATCAGAAGAAGGAAAACCAGGATTACGAGTTCCTGACCCGGCTGGTCTTCTGGGACCGGACCTTGCTCAAATAG
- a CDS encoding MBL fold metallo-hydrolase: MDARPPLQAVIVPVTTLQQNCTLLWCTRTMRGAFTDPGGDIDRLMAVANKQGVTVEKLLITHGHIDHCGLAGVLAEKLGVPIEGPHPADKFWIDQAPQNGAKYGLPGATAFTPDRWLFDGDQVTVGDLTLDVYHCPGHTPGHVVFHHGASNLAIVGDVLFQGSIGRTDFPRGNHQDLISAITTKLWPLGDATAFVPGHGPMSTFAAERRHNPYVADAVLR; the protein is encoded by the coding sequence ATGGACGCTCGCCCTCCCCTCCAGGCCGTCATCGTGCCGGTCACGACATTGCAGCAGAATTGCACCCTGCTCTGGTGCACCCGAACCATGCGCGGCGCGTTCACCGACCCCGGGGGCGACATCGACCGGCTGATGGCGGTCGCTAACAAGCAGGGCGTGACAGTCGAAAAGCTGCTCATCACCCACGGCCATATCGACCATTGCGGTCTCGCCGGTGTCCTTGCCGAAAAACTGGGTGTCCCGATCGAAGGCCCCCACCCCGCCGACAAGTTCTGGATCGACCAGGCGCCGCAGAATGGCGCAAAATATGGCCTGCCCGGCGCCACCGCCTTCACGCCCGATCGCTGGCTTTTCGATGGCGACCAGGTAACGGTCGGCGATTTGACCCTCGACGTCTATCACTGCCCCGGCCACACCCCGGGCCATGTCGTCTTCCACCACGGCGCGTCGAACCTCGCCATCGTCGGTGACGTGCTTTTCCAGGGCAGCATCGGCCGCACCGATTTTCCCCGTGGCAACCATCAAGACCTGATCAGCGCGATCACCACCAAGCTATGGCCGCTGGGCGACGCCACCGCCTTCGTCCCCGGCCATGGTCCCATGTCGACCTTCGCCGCCGAACGCCGCCACAACCCCTATGTGGCGGACGCCGTGCTGCGCTGA